The Amblyomma americanum isolate KBUSLIRL-KWMA chromosome 5, ASM5285725v1, whole genome shotgun sequence genome window below encodes:
- the LOC144135426 gene encoding amine sulfotransferase-like encodes MDPEAYLSIEGLPFLKFFDEGIVRSAMNYEPQVDDVIIASYPKSGTTWAQFIAASIFTSGNPPKTTLDFMLSSPFIDLMGVDAVLQMPRPGAFISHLPFDKRKHSTQAKYIYIARNPYDCCVSFYHFMKHFTPKDWQDVSFDSFLNVFLSGSLLYGDYFDHLLSWYPHRYDPNVLFLTYENLKKETPYWVLRIADFLGKEYGSALRKNEAFLNKVLDSCSPQNMKPVFKDPTHVWVRKALDLPRERRIASMEVLRNNPAYKMEMHRGGSFVRKGIVGDWKSHFSGEQVERMKARIAEKTKGNPEVMNVWKSLDLPM; translated from the coding sequence ATGGACCCAGAAGCTTACTTGAGCATCGAAGGCCTGCCGTTCCTCAAGTTTTTTGATGAAGGCATTGTGCGCTCTGCTATGAACTACGAACCACAAGTTGATGATGTTATTATCGCCAGTTATCCGAAGTCTGGTACAACTTGGGCGCAGTTCATCGCCGCCAGCATCTTCACCAGCGGTAATCCGCCTAAGACAACGCTCGACTTTATGTTGTCCTCGCCCTTCATAGACCTTATGGGAGTCGACGCTGTTCTACAGATGCCCAGACCAGGAGCCTTCATATCTCATCTTCCCTTCGACAAACGTAAGCACTCCACCCAGGCCAAGTACATCTACATCGCCAGAAACCCTTATGACTGCTGCGTGTCCTTTTACCATTTTATGAAACACTTCACTCCTAAGGACTGGCAGGACGTGTCCTTCGACAGCTTCCTGAACGTCTTTTTGTCTGGCAGCCTGCTTTACGGGGATTACTTCGATCATCTTCTTTCCTGGTACCCACACCGATATGACCCTAATGTGCTATTTTTAACTTACGAGAACCTCAAGAAAGAGACGCCGTACTGGGTGTTACGGATAGCTGATTTCCTGGGAAAAGAGTATGGTAGTGCTCTGAGGAAAAACGAAGCTTTTCTGAACAAGGTTCTGGACTCGTGCTCCCCGCAAAACATGAAGCCTGTCTTCAAGGATCCGACACATGTATGGGTCAGAAAAGCGCTAGATTTGCCCCGGGAGAGGCGGATTGCTTCCATGGAGGTTCTCCGGAATAACCCGGCTTACAAGATGGAAATGCACAGAGGAGGTAGTTTTGTCCGTAAAGGTATTGTCGGGGATTGGAAGAGCCATTTTTCAGGGGAGCAAGTGGAACGCATGAAAGCTAGAATAGCGGAGAAGACAAAGGGGAATCCGGAAGTCATGAACGTCTGGAAAAGCCTGGATCTTCCGATGTAA